In the genome of Verrucomicrobiia bacterium, one region contains:
- a CDS encoding glycosyltransferase, with the protein MRITHVITRLVVGGAQENTIASVHGLRQQPGFDLKLISGPSIGPEGSMESEVADVPGLLALVPELVRPVHPWKDWIALRRLTRIFQQTRPHLVHTHSGKAGILGRMAAARTRVPIVIHHIHGPSFGPFQGALANAVFTAAERYAARFTDHFFCSAQAMTDLYLSAGIGVPAQYTRVFSGFDVDAFRNVPDAAALRARLGFSPADFVIGKIGRITALKGHGDLLRAVRDLLPHVANARILFVGDGSLRQQVETQARELGLANRVTFTGLAAPADVPGYISAMDCVAHLSYREALSRALPQALAAGKPIIAYNFAGANEVCMNGQTGFLVDVGAIATVTQCLLKLAQDPGLGAVLGKRGQELVAENFTVENMVRQQAEVYRRLAREKGISP; encoded by the coding sequence ATGCGCATCACTCACGTCATCACGCGGCTCGTCGTCGGCGGCGCACAGGAAAACACCATCGCGTCGGTTCACGGATTGCGGCAGCAACCCGGATTCGACCTCAAACTGATTTCAGGTCCATCCATCGGGCCCGAAGGTTCGATGGAATCGGAAGTCGCCGATGTTCCGGGTTTGCTGGCCCTTGTCCCTGAACTGGTGCGCCCCGTGCATCCATGGAAGGACTGGATCGCGCTCCGCCGTCTCACGCGCATTTTCCAGCAAACGCGTCCCCACCTGGTGCATACCCATAGCGGCAAGGCAGGCATCCTCGGTCGCATGGCCGCCGCCAGGACCCGGGTGCCGATCGTTATTCACCATATCCACGGCCCATCATTTGGACCCTTCCAGGGAGCGCTCGCCAACGCTGTGTTCACCGCCGCGGAACGCTATGCCGCCCGGTTCACGGATCACTTTTTCTGTTCGGCGCAGGCGATGACCGACCTTTATCTGTCCGCAGGAATCGGCGTCCCAGCGCAATACACGCGGGTGTTCAGCGGGTTTGACGTGGATGCATTTCGGAATGTACCGGATGCCGCCGCGCTTCGCGCACGTCTTGGATTTTCACCTGCCGACTTTGTGATCGGAAAGATTGGCCGCATCACTGCCTTGAAAGGCCATGGCGACCTGCTTCGTGCCGTCAGGGATCTCCTGCCACATGTGGCGAACGCTCGCATCCTGTTCGTGGGCGACGGCTCGCTGCGTCAACAGGTGGAAACCCAGGCGCGGGAACTTGGCCTTGCAAACCGTGTGACCTTCACTGGCTTGGCCGCTCCAGCCGACGTCCCTGGTTACATCAGCGCGATGGATTGCGTTGCGCACCTGTCGTATCGCGAGGCGTTGTCCCGCGCACTGCCGCAAGCGCTCGCCGCCGGCAAACCGATCATTGCCTACAATTTCGCGGGGGCCAACGAAGTCTGCATGAACGGCCAGACGGGCTTCCTGGTGGATGTGGGAGCGATTGCGACAGTGACGCAATGTTTGCTCAAGCTGGCGCAGGATCCTGGATTGGGTGCGGTTTTGGGAAAACGGGGACAGGAACTTGTGGCCGAAAATTTCACCGTTGAAAACATGGTGCGCCAGCAAGCCGAGGTGTATCGCAGGCTTGCCCGCGAAAAAGGAATTTCGCCGTGA
- a CDS encoding MraY family glycosyltransferase, giving the protein MSFNVLYLGAFTAAFAVCFATLPLWRRFCIRRGLVDDPGERKIHNAAVPLAGGLAVMTGLIVPTVTALGLLLIAPAMLDADLYGRLSHGLRVRSVELAAIFLGAIGMLLVGIWDDKHELKPALKFGAQTVVALLVAAAGIRITLFVPSVIFSCTITVLWILTVINAFNFMDNMNGLCSGLGAIGSAFFAVIAAGAGQYLVGLIAALTCGALVGFLPHNYPRARAFLGDSGSHLAGYLLAVLAILPHFHTPEAPRAWAVLSPLFILAIPLADLCWVVLLRTAARKPFWIGDTNHLSHRLVRRGFTKPAAVLLIWLLAMALGLPALR; this is encoded by the coding sequence GTGAGTTTCAACGTGCTCTACCTGGGGGCGTTTACGGCGGCGTTTGCGGTGTGTTTTGCCACCCTGCCACTCTGGCGGCGCTTTTGCATCCGGCGCGGGCTCGTGGATGACCCTGGCGAACGCAAGATCCATAATGCAGCCGTTCCGCTCGCTGGAGGATTGGCAGTGATGACGGGCCTGATCGTGCCGACAGTCACCGCACTCGGCTTGCTGCTGATTGCTCCGGCAATGCTGGATGCTGATCTGTACGGACGCCTGAGCCATGGACTTCGCGTTCGATCCGTGGAATTGGCCGCCATTTTTCTCGGCGCGATTGGAATGCTGCTGGTTGGCATTTGGGACGACAAACATGAATTGAAGCCAGCCTTGAAGTTTGGAGCGCAAACAGTCGTCGCCCTTCTGGTTGCGGCAGCGGGTATCCGGATCACGCTGTTCGTGCCGAGCGTGATCTTCAGTTGCACCATCACGGTGTTATGGATTCTCACAGTGATCAACGCCTTCAACTTCATGGACAACATGAATGGCCTCTGCTCGGGCCTTGGCGCGATTGGATCGGCTTTCTTTGCGGTCATTGCGGCAGGCGCGGGCCAGTATCTGGTGGGCTTGATTGCGGCGCTCACCTGCGGCGCACTCGTGGGTTTCCTGCCGCACAACTATCCTCGAGCCCGCGCTTTCCTGGGAGATTCCGGAAGCCACCTCGCTGGGTATCTGCTCGCAGTGCTCGCCATCCTGCCGCATTTTCACACGCCTGAAGCGCCCCGCGCGTGGGCGGTGCTGAGCCCGTTGTTCATTCTCGCGATACCCCTGGCCGATCTGTGCTGGGTAGTGCTCCTGCGCACGGCCGCGCGGAAACCATTTTGGATCGGCGACACCAACCACTTGTCGCATCGACTGGTGCGCCGCGGCTTCACAAAACCTGCCGCAGTCCTGTTGATCTGGTTGCTTGCAATGGCGCTGGGCCTTCCTGCCTTGCGTTGA
- a CDS encoding ClcB-like voltage-gated chloride channel protein yields the protein MGASRAFFQRHWQRLLRIRERIRFSEEAFHLVLAGGVGVVGGLVNLAFYYATESVKLLFLRRPGDPSEVAEMMTGMERLLIPAIGGLCAGLVLFWGLRLVGPQGSSNLLEVVVAGDGRLPFRTALVKFISSMMSISTGGSIGREGGVTQLSATLASKWGQLSKWPPYRLRMLVGCGAASGIAAAYNAPIAGAVFASLIVLGNFSMNLFAPLVFASVVATMVSRSFFGIKPWYTVPSFDFTSVLQLPWFVLLGVLAGMLGAAFLFLLRSSETMFEKMKLPIYARVALGGLAVGVIAQLFPHVWGNGYVVTNQMLLDPIQLIRPPFAGENQLLLVLGGLLIAKLLATVITVGSGAVGGVFTPTLFLGASLGAVFGMVLHEVGGAKDLPVAAFALVGMGSTLAATTRSPLLAIIMIFEISLDYSLMPALMLGCVVSILVAGRFVAESVYTEPLRRKGLNVRQDSTDPGAATERIVADVMQAPVAPVRENATLAAIAERFLSSPNNFLPVVDGRDQLIGVVALHDLKEYLNGGAELKAIIAYDVMRPPPPCVTPNQRLLDVLPVVLTSEQRNIPVVSTLKENRLVGALARAQVLSLFSEAIAASSKPDA from the coding sequence GTGGGAGCCTCACGTGCCTTTTTCCAACGGCACTGGCAACGGTTGCTGCGCATCCGCGAACGCATTCGTTTCAGCGAGGAAGCGTTTCATCTGGTGCTCGCCGGGGGCGTGGGTGTGGTGGGCGGCCTTGTCAACCTTGCGTTCTACTATGCGACGGAATCCGTCAAATTGCTGTTCCTGAGACGGCCGGGAGATCCTTCAGAGGTCGCGGAGATGATGACCGGAATGGAGCGCCTGCTGATCCCAGCGATCGGCGGACTGTGCGCGGGACTCGTGCTGTTTTGGGGACTGCGACTCGTCGGGCCGCAGGGTTCCAGCAACCTGCTTGAAGTCGTCGTTGCCGGGGATGGCCGCCTGCCTTTCCGAACCGCACTCGTAAAGTTCATTTCGTCGATGATGAGCATCAGCACGGGCGGATCGATCGGACGGGAAGGCGGCGTCACCCAGCTTTCAGCAACTCTCGCTTCCAAATGGGGCCAACTCTCAAAATGGCCGCCCTATCGATTGCGCATGCTTGTCGGCTGCGGCGCCGCCTCAGGGATTGCAGCGGCCTACAATGCACCCATCGCAGGCGCAGTCTTCGCCTCGTTGATTGTGCTTGGAAATTTTTCCATGAACCTGTTCGCGCCATTGGTCTTCGCCTCCGTCGTGGCAACAATGGTGTCGCGGAGTTTTTTCGGCATCAAACCGTGGTACACGGTCCCATCATTTGACTTCACCAGCGTGCTTCAGCTGCCGTGGTTCGTCCTTCTGGGTGTGCTTGCCGGAATGCTCGGTGCCGCGTTCCTGTTCCTGCTGCGTTCCAGCGAAACCATGTTCGAGAAAATGAAGCTGCCCATCTACGCGCGGGTGGCGCTCGGCGGCCTTGCGGTGGGGGTCATTGCACAACTGTTCCCGCACGTGTGGGGCAATGGCTACGTGGTCACGAATCAGATGCTGCTCGATCCGATTCAGTTGATTCGTCCTCCGTTCGCAGGAGAGAACCAGCTGCTGCTGGTGCTGGGCGGTTTGCTCATCGCGAAGCTGCTTGCCACCGTGATCACGGTCGGCTCGGGGGCCGTGGGCGGTGTCTTCACACCCACTCTTTTTCTCGGCGCCAGCCTGGGCGCCGTGTTTGGAATGGTCCTGCACGAGGTCGGTGGCGCAAAGGATCTTCCCGTTGCGGCGTTCGCGCTCGTCGGCATGGGAAGCACCCTTGCCGCGACAACGCGGTCGCCGCTGCTTGCCATCATCATGATCTTCGAGATTTCACTCGATTATTCCCTCATGCCCGCGCTGATGCTTGGCTGCGTCGTCTCAATCCTGGTTGCCGGGCGGTTCGTGGCGGAATCTGTTTACACGGAGCCGCTGCGCCGCAAGGGACTGAACGTGCGGCAGGACAGCACCGATCCTGGCGCAGCGACGGAGCGCATTGTGGCTGATGTCATGCAGGCGCCTGTGGCGCCCGTTCGGGAAAATGCAACTCTCGCGGCGATTGCGGAACGTTTCCTGAGCAGTCCGAATAATTTCCTGCCCGTTGTGGATGGGCGCGACCAGTTGATCGGCGTTGTCGCTTTGCACGATCTCAAGGAATACCTGAATGGCGGCGCGGAATTGAAGGCCATCATTGCATACGATGTGATGCGCCCGCCGCCGCCATGCGTGACACCCAACCAGCGTCTGCTGGATGTTTTGCCGGTCGTCCTCACGAGTGAACAGCGCAATATCCCCGTCGTCAGCACCTTGAAGGAGAATCGCCTCGTCGGCGCACTCGCCCGCGCGCAGGTGCTCAGCCTCTTCTCGGAAGCCATCGCGGCGAGCAGCAAACCCGACGCGTAG
- a CDS encoding phospholipase A, giving the protein MGTHFAVGLSRFVVLLLTGFSLHAAEPILTVSPEASRPTATSFRFWLTALNPSAQAIHWQPPVELHCTATSTHADIAILAQRVGTLPDTTVQPGTFARVEYQFSLPANATNDITVRVREVPGMLITYSAAADNTETPVPVQSGGLVYFLRGRGDAANARNYEPNQFFKEHISGHEPLYFLAGTKTPNAKFQISFKYRLLNEHGWLAEAAPLLGGLHLAYSQTSLWDLDSRSAPFFDSSYRPEVLFSKEEVFRSAQGFFTLDVEGGVQHESNGRDGADSRSLNIAYLRPRFTFGSGDGLQLSLAPRAWVYVGDLSDNPDIEDYRGYVDLRAVIGWKRGLQVSALGRLGDDSRDGSVTVDATYPLMQPPYGALSLYLHAQYFTGYGESLIGYRERTEQFRAGISLFR; this is encoded by the coding sequence ATGGGAACTCACTTTGCCGTCGGGCTTTCAAGATTTGTGGTGCTGCTGTTGACAGGCTTCAGCCTGCACGCCGCGGAACCCATCCTCACGGTGTCGCCCGAGGCATCACGACCCACTGCAACGTCCTTTCGCTTCTGGCTCACTGCGCTCAATCCATCCGCCCAAGCCATCCATTGGCAGCCTCCCGTGGAGCTGCATTGCACCGCGACCTCCACCCATGCGGATATTGCCATCCTTGCGCAGCGAGTCGGCACGCTCCCCGATACAACAGTTCAGCCCGGCACGTTCGCGCGCGTGGAATATCAGTTCTCCCTGCCTGCCAACGCCACGAACGATATTACGGTCCGCGTCCGCGAAGTGCCCGGCATGCTGATTACCTACTCAGCCGCGGCGGACAATACCGAGACACCAGTGCCCGTGCAATCGGGCGGACTTGTGTATTTCCTGAGGGGCCGTGGGGATGCCGCCAATGCGCGGAATTACGAACCGAACCAGTTCTTCAAGGAACATATTTCCGGACACGAGCCGCTCTATTTCCTGGCGGGAACCAAAACACCGAACGCAAAGTTTCAAATCAGCTTCAAGTATCGGCTGCTGAACGAGCATGGCTGGCTGGCGGAAGCCGCGCCGTTGCTGGGCGGCTTGCACCTCGCGTATTCGCAAACATCGTTATGGGACCTGGATTCCCGTTCAGCGCCGTTCTTCGATTCGAGTTATCGTCCCGAGGTGCTGTTTTCGAAGGAAGAAGTCTTCAGGTCGGCACAGGGATTCTTCACGTTGGATGTGGAAGGCGGCGTTCAACACGAGTCGAACGGCCGCGATGGGGCTGATTCCAGAAGCCTGAACATTGCGTATCTGCGTCCGCGATTCACCTTTGGTTCCGGCGACGGATTGCAACTCTCGCTCGCTCCGCGCGCATGGGTGTACGTGGGTGACCTCAGCGACAATCCCGACATCGAAGACTATCGAGGCTACGTCGATTTGCGCGCTGTGATCGGATGGAAACGCGGATTACAGGTTTCCGCGCTCGGACGGCTGGGCGATGACTCGCGTGATGGGAGCGTGACTGTCGATGCCACGTACCCGCTCATGCAACCGCCGTATGGGGCGTTGAGCCTTTATTTGCACGCCCAATATTTCACCGGGTATGGCGAGAGCCTGATTGGGTATCGCGAGCGAACGGAACAATTCCGCGCGGGCATTTCGCTATTTCGCTGA
- a CDS encoding class I SAM-dependent methyltransferase, which yields MKHVEAQADKVDGWLHPKEGRILYQLANRCTGRGRIVEIGSWKGKSTIWMSFGSREGCGAKVHAIDPHTGSPEHSTMFGGKVWTFEEFQRNIDNAGVSEMIVPHVDYSTSVAKTFNDPVEFIFIDGLHEYEGVRDDFEAWYPKVVNGGTIAFHDSTCWPGVYRLVIERVFKSRHFRKVRFSRSIVYGEKVAQNTFMERLENQVFLLAFRLEACWQRWTWRLLHNYLDSEFTRAAIAWYKRKRTSAPPAAVSTTSIAAANTSAKTVVQPPIQTA from the coding sequence ATGAAACACGTCGAAGCTCAGGCAGATAAAGTGGACGGTTGGTTGCATCCCAAGGAAGGCCGAATCCTCTACCAGTTGGCGAATCGCTGCACTGGCAGGGGACGCATTGTGGAAATTGGATCCTGGAAGGGGAAGTCGACGATCTGGATGAGTTTTGGTTCAAGGGAAGGGTGCGGAGCGAAGGTTCATGCGATCGACCCGCACACGGGATCGCCTGAGCATTCGACGATGTTTGGCGGCAAGGTTTGGACGTTCGAGGAATTCCAGCGGAACATCGACAACGCGGGCGTCAGCGAAATGATCGTGCCCCATGTGGATTACTCCACCTCGGTTGCGAAGACGTTTAATGACCCTGTGGAATTCATCTTCATCGACGGATTGCACGAATACGAAGGCGTGCGGGATGATTTCGAGGCGTGGTATCCCAAAGTTGTCAATGGCGGCACCATTGCGTTTCACGACAGCACCTGCTGGCCGGGTGTTTACCGTCTCGTGATCGAACGGGTGTTCAAGTCTCGTCATTTTCGCAAGGTGCGCTTTTCCCGATCGATCGTGTACGGTGAAAAGGTTGCGCAGAATACCTTCATGGAGCGCCTTGAAAACCAGGTGTTTCTCCTCGCGTTCCGTTTAGAAGCCTGCTGGCAGCGATGGACCTGGCGCCTGCTGCACAACTACCTGGATTCGGAGTTTACCCGCGCCGCGATCGCCTGGTACAAGCGCAAACGCACATCGGCTCCTCCAGCAGCGGTATCCACTACATCCATTGCAGCCGCAAACACGTCCGCAAAAACCGTGGTGCAGCCCCCGATTCAGACGGCGTAG
- a CDS encoding MFS transporter, whose protein sequence is MTEPGSSTNQHSIWAPLKRPLFRDRWLASIVSNTGGWMQDTAGTWLMTALTTSPLLVALMQTAANLPVLLLGLPAGATADILDRRRLLLFWGTWMLIAAAALSVLTLGGWVGVGSLLALTFLLRIGTAMNGPTWQAIVPELVPRKELPEAIALNSAAFNIARAVGPAVGGLLVAAFASVMLGTGIVFLINALSFLAVLVVIYRWKRTPYFTSALPAERLAGSIRACLRYTRFAPAMRAILVRSFLQTFGVSAMWALLVLVARENVQRGATGYGILTGAIGVGAVSGALLFPRLRRRFSADCIVSAASVVFALVLLVMAWFHQWIVLVIALFFGGMAWTSTTSCLNIAVQLSVPAWVQARSLGMYQTVFQGGMAIGSVVWGIVAESTSTSIALTASAGGLIASLAVVGKFRLMDFAGQDHSPARLTVALSRSAPQVVIEPNPEDGPVLITVTFQIDPARADDFVRAAQELGRVRRRDGAIRWGLFKDPFHPGRYVETYVVESWLDRQRQIERFTVADHAIRDRVWNFHSAAEPPAVSRMILARPEDVPPQPPLTEV, encoded by the coding sequence ATGACAGAACCCGGTTCATCTACCAATCAACATTCAATATGGGCTCCTCTCAAACGCCCGCTCTTTCGGGATCGCTGGCTCGCGTCGATCGTTTCGAACACTGGCGGCTGGATGCAGGATACCGCGGGAACGTGGCTGATGACCGCGCTCACCACCTCGCCGCTTCTCGTCGCGCTCATGCAAACCGCGGCAAACCTGCCTGTGTTGTTGCTCGGGCTTCCGGCGGGAGCGACTGCGGACATCCTTGATCGCCGAAGATTGCTGCTGTTCTGGGGCACATGGATGCTCATCGCTGCGGCAGCATTGAGCGTGCTGACACTTGGAGGCTGGGTCGGCGTTGGATCCTTGCTCGCCTTGACGTTTCTGCTGCGCATTGGAACCGCGATGAACGGCCCAACGTGGCAGGCGATCGTGCCAGAGTTGGTGCCAAGAAAGGAGTTGCCCGAAGCCATCGCGCTGAACAGCGCCGCGTTCAACATCGCGCGGGCGGTAGGCCCCGCCGTGGGCGGCCTGCTGGTTGCCGCGTTTGCGTCGGTGATGCTTGGAACGGGAATCGTGTTTTTGATCAACGCGCTGTCGTTCCTCGCTGTGCTGGTCGTGATTTATCGCTGGAAGCGAACGCCTTACTTCACAAGTGCCTTGCCTGCGGAACGGCTCGCAGGTTCGATACGCGCCTGCCTTCGGTACACGCGGTTCGCCCCCGCGATGCGCGCCATTCTCGTCCGCTCTTTCCTGCAGACCTTTGGCGTCAGCGCGATGTGGGCGTTGCTCGTCCTGGTTGCAAGAGAGAACGTGCAACGTGGAGCAACGGGTTATGGGATTCTGACCGGGGCGATTGGAGTCGGCGCGGTTTCTGGCGCGCTCCTGTTTCCCCGGTTGCGACGACGCTTCTCGGCCGATTGCATCGTTTCGGCAGCGAGCGTGGTATTTGCCTTGGTGCTGCTCGTGATGGCGTGGTTTCACCAATGGATCGTTCTCGTCATCGCCCTTTTCTTTGGCGGCATGGCATGGACCAGCACCACTTCCTGCCTCAATATCGCCGTTCAACTCTCAGTTCCTGCATGGGTCCAGGCACGGTCGCTCGGGATGTATCAGACCGTGTTCCAGGGCGGAATGGCCATCGGCAGCGTCGTCTGGGGAATCGTCGCCGAAAGCACCAGCACTTCCATCGCGCTCACGGCAAGCGCCGGGGGGCTGATTGCAAGCCTGGCAGTCGTCGGAAAGTTTCGGCTGATGGATTTTGCGGGGCAGGATCACTCCCCTGCCCGCCTGACGGTCGCACTCAGTCGATCCGCGCCGCAGGTGGTGATCGAACCCAACCCTGAGGACGGGCCAGTCCTGATTACCGTCACGTTCCAGATTGATCCTGCGCGCGCGGACGATTTCGTGCGTGCAGCGCAGGAACTGGGCCGGGTTCGGCGCCGCGATGGCGCGATTCGATGGGGACTTTTCAAGGATCCGTTTCATCCCGGCCGTTATGTCGAAACTTACGTAGTGGAATCGTGGCTCGATCGCCAGCGCCAGATTGAGCGGTTCACGGTGGCAGATCATGCGATACGCGATCGCGTTTGGAACTTTCATTCCGCGGCCGAGCCACCGGCGGTTTCACGCATGATTCTCGCGCGCCCCGAAGACGTTCCTCCGCAACCGCCGCTCACTGAAGTTTGA
- a CDS encoding aminopeptidase has translation MIPTFARRLFHRPRVRRALYVLAVLFFVGTVCGCRTLKFYGQAIKGQYQIFAGQQPVEEVIANPQTPAVLKSQLELLQELRQFARDVLKLPVDGHYQSYVDVGRPYVVWNVQAAPEFSLEPKTWWYPLVGRLEYRGYFAKDGAEETAARLRRKGFDTFVGGVQAYSTLGWFKDPVLNTFIFREESELAEVIFHELGHQRLFARGDTDFNEAFATVVGEEGARRWLHSKSDTNGLMRYEASLKRNGQFVRLILKTRVRLERLYGDVRDEDGKLKAARELPAAPDQLRQEKQQVFAGLRSEYQRLKEEWDGFAGYDAWFARELNNAQLNTIANYYDYVPGFEALLRLKDGDVDAFYIAAEELSAKPREERHEWLRNLAQVKLQ, from the coding sequence ATGATTCCCACTTTCGCACGCCGGTTGTTTCACAGGCCGCGAGTTCGCCGCGCGTTGTACGTTCTCGCTGTTCTATTTTTCGTCGGAACTGTGTGCGGTTGCCGCACGTTGAAATTTTACGGGCAGGCAATCAAAGGCCAGTACCAGATATTTGCAGGCCAGCAACCCGTCGAGGAAGTGATCGCGAATCCACAAACTCCGGCAGTCCTGAAGAGCCAACTCGAACTCCTGCAGGAGCTAAGGCAGTTCGCGCGCGATGTTTTGAAGCTGCCGGTCGATGGCCACTATCAATCCTATGTGGATGTTGGGCGGCCCTACGTCGTTTGGAACGTTCAGGCCGCGCCCGAATTTTCGCTCGAACCGAAGACGTGGTGGTATCCGCTGGTGGGGCGTTTGGAGTATCGCGGATACTTTGCGAAAGATGGGGCTGAGGAAACGGCAGCGCGATTGCGGAGGAAGGGTTTCGACACGTTCGTTGGCGGTGTTCAGGCGTATTCAACACTGGGATGGTTCAAGGATCCTGTGCTGAACACGTTCATCTTTCGCGAAGAAAGTGAACTCGCTGAGGTGATCTTTCACGAGCTGGGACATCAACGGTTGTTTGCGCGGGGCGACACGGATTTCAATGAGGCGTTTGCAACGGTGGTCGGCGAAGAAGGCGCGCGCCGCTGGCTTCATTCCAAATCCGACACCAACGGCCTGATGCGATATGAGGCGTCGCTCAAACGCAACGGCCAGTTCGTCCGATTGATCCTGAAGACGCGTGTGCGTCTGGAACGGCTTTATGGCGATGTCCGCGATGAGGATGGAAAACTGAAAGCTGCGCGTGAGCTGCCAGCCGCGCCCGATCAATTGCGGCAGGAAAAGCAACAGGTGTTTGCCGGCCTGCGCAGTGAGTACCAGCGACTGAAAGAGGAGTGGGACGGGTTCGCCGGCTACGATGCGTGGTTTGCGCGGGAGTTGAACAATGCGCAGCTGAACACGATTGCGAACTACTACGACTACGTGCCTGGATTTGAAGCGCTGCTGCGGCTGAAGGATGGCGACGTCGATGCTTTCTATATTGCCGCAGAGGAGTTATCCGCGAAACCGCGGGAGGAGCGCCATGAATGGCTGCGCAACCTTGCGCAGGTCAAACTTCAGTGA
- the kdsA gene encoding 3-deoxy-8-phosphooctulonate synthase encodes MPNDAVTWKSLNAPRSLSLIAGPCVIESEQLCMDVAAFLKKACSRLAVPFVFKASYDKANRTSAKSFRGPGAEAGLRVLAKVRDRFDIPVLTDVHTAGEARSAAEFVDILQIPAFLCRQTDLIEAAARTGRIVNIKKGQFLSPNEMGQVAAKAKAAGAKKILLTERGTTFGYNNLVTDMRAIPIMKGFGFPVIFDATHSVQLPGGGGDRSSGQREFAPVLAKCAVAAGASGVFIETHPDPDNALSDGPNMIPLRDMPALLKALLRVSDAARGS; translated from the coding sequence GTGCCTAATGATGCCGTCACGTGGAAATCGCTCAATGCGCCTCGCTCCCTCAGCCTCATTGCCGGTCCTTGCGTGATCGAGAGCGAGCAGCTCTGCATGGACGTGGCGGCTTTTCTCAAAAAAGCGTGCTCAAGGCTGGCCGTCCCTTTCGTGTTCAAGGCGAGCTACGATAAAGCCAATCGCACTTCGGCAAAATCGTTCCGTGGACCTGGCGCCGAAGCGGGCCTGCGGGTGCTTGCAAAAGTGCGCGACCGCTTTGACATCCCGGTGCTTACGGATGTGCACACCGCCGGCGAGGCCCGGTCTGCCGCGGAGTTCGTGGACATCCTGCAAATCCCCGCCTTCCTTTGCCGCCAGACAGACCTCATCGAGGCAGCTGCGCGAACCGGCCGGATCGTCAATATCAAGAAAGGCCAGTTTTTGTCGCCGAACGAAATGGGCCAGGTGGCCGCCAAAGCAAAAGCTGCCGGCGCAAAAAAAATCCTGCTGACGGAGCGTGGCACCACGTTTGGTTATAACAATCTTGTGACGGACATGCGTGCGATTCCGATCATGAAAGGCTTCGGATTTCCTGTGATCTTTGATGCCACGCACTCGGTTCAACTTCCCGGCGGCGGAGGCGATCGATCCAGCGGGCAGCGCGAGTTTGCGCCCGTCCTGGCCAAATGCGCAGTTGCTGCAGGCGCGAGCGGCGTGTTCATCGAAACCCATCCCGACCCGGATAACGCCCTGAGCGATGGGCCAAACATGATTCCGCTTCGCGACATGCCGGCGCTGCTGAAAGCCCTGCTCCGCGTTTCCGACGCAGCGCGCGGCTCATGA
- a CDS encoding HAD hydrolase family protein, producing the protein MTTPGLPLKLRPRLRRIKLFLCDVDGVLTDCAVWMGRDGETKRFNIRDGLALRIMQHCGIKVGWVSRRPSKATQERAMDLKIDFLVQSDHDKLAAVETILKQTGLNWEDLCYVGDDIVDICVLKRAGLAVVVADGTAETREYAHYITCAAGGHGAVRETIEMILNAQNKWKQVVADYAA; encoded by the coding sequence ATGACTACCCCTGGCCTGCCACTGAAGCTCCGGCCGCGATTGCGGCGAATCAAATTATTTCTCTGCGATGTCGATGGCGTCCTGACCGATTGCGCCGTATGGATGGGACGGGACGGGGAAACCAAGCGTTTCAACATCCGCGACGGCCTCGCGCTCAGAATCATGCAACACTGCGGTATCAAGGTGGGCTGGGTGTCGCGACGCCCTTCGAAGGCAACGCAGGAGCGCGCGATGGACCTGAAAATCGATTTCCTGGTACAGAGCGATCACGATAAGCTCGCGGCGGTCGAAACTATTCTGAAGCAGACGGGTTTAAACTGGGAGGACCTGTGTTACGTCGGGGACGATATTGTCGACATCTGCGTCCTCAAACGGGCGGGCCTTGCGGTCGTGGTTGCGGATGGGACGGCTGAAACGCGGGAATACGCGCATTACATCACATGCGCCGCAGGCGGCCATGGCGCGGTGCGGGAAACGATCGAAATGATATTAAATGCACAGAACAAGTGGAAACAGGTGGTTGCTGACTATGCCGCGTAA